The Lactobacillus sp. ESL0680 genome has a segment encoding these proteins:
- a CDS encoding oligopeptide ABC transporter substrate-binding protein, translating into MKKNKILGSIGVVTAAALTLVACGKSNNDSNENAKTASKFPAATPVKTAKQGGTLKIAESTDTPFTGVFSPELSMSQIDTDIMSPGAESLFGTDDHYKINDSGAATLKLDRKANTVTITVKKGVKWSDGKQVTAKDIEYAYEIIANKDTQSQRYSSQFNIIKGMKEYHEGKAKTISGIEMPDGETGRVAVLHCTELKPGMTNSGNGYIWENAVPYHYLKNVPFKKLQSSDQIRKHPLFFGPFKLGKLVRGQSVSWVPNKYYWRGKPKLDKIIYQVVAPTSVTQSIKSHKFDIAEVVNDQWNDVKNTKNVNFVAKIPLAYYYLAFKVGKWDAKKAKNVMNPNAKMNNKSLRQAIAYAMNTDSVYKHYTHGLSFQVPTLIPAQFGDYFDKDVKGYTYNIKKANEILDKAGYKKKGKWRVQPNGKPLTIHFLAMSGKATQEPIMQNYIQQWNKIGLNVKMVGGRLTEFNSFYDKVQHDDPGVDMFMAGWTMSSEPSQQQLYSEGTMSNYSRFVTPENNKLLEEMDSQKAFNHKYRVQKFHEWQKYMNDEAYVVPTYNYYSVNAINDKITGYSLKPSQDNNGYPLWYKVAFTK; encoded by the coding sequence GAAAAAAAACAAAATATTAGGCTCCATTGGAGTTGTTACGGCAGCTGCTTTAACATTAGTAGCTTGTGGTAAGAGCAACAATGACAGTAACGAAAATGCCAAGACTGCAAGTAAGTTCCCGGCAGCAACTCCTGTTAAAACGGCTAAACAAGGCGGAACTTTAAAGATTGCTGAATCAACAGATACCCCATTTACTGGCGTCTTTAGCCCAGAACTATCAATGAGTCAAATTGATACTGATATTATGAGTCCAGGTGCTGAATCGCTGTTTGGTACTGATGATCATTATAAAATTAATGATTCAGGAGCAGCAACATTAAAGTTAGATCGTAAAGCTAACACCGTAACAATTACAGTTAAGAAGGGTGTTAAGTGGTCTGATGGTAAGCAGGTAACTGCTAAAGACATTGAATATGCTTATGAAATTATTGCCAATAAGGATACTCAATCACAAAGATATTCTAGTCAATTTAATATTATTAAAGGTATGAAAGAATATCATGAGGGCAAGGCTAAGACTATTTCAGGAATTGAAATGCCAGATGGTGAAACTGGTCGTGTAGCTGTATTACATTGTACTGAATTGAAGCCAGGTATGACTAACAGTGGTAATGGTTATATTTGGGAAAATGCCGTTCCATATCATTATTTGAAAAATGTGCCATTTAAGAAATTACAATCTTCTGATCAAATTCGTAAACACCCATTATTCTTTGGACCATTTAAGCTGGGCAAACTAGTTAGAGGCCAATCAGTTAGTTGGGTACCTAACAAGTATTACTGGCGCGGTAAACCAAAACTAGACAAGATTATTTACCAAGTTGTTGCACCAACTTCAGTTACGCAATCAATCAAGAGCCACAAATTTGATATTGCAGAAGTTGTTAACGATCAATGGAATGATGTCAAGAATACTAAGAATGTTAACTTTGTTGCCAAAATTCCTCTAGCATATTACTATTTAGCATTTAAGGTTGGTAAATGGGATGCCAAGAAGGCTAAAAATGTTATGAATCCTAATGCTAAGATGAATAATAAATCTTTGCGTCAAGCGATAGCATATGCAATGAATACTGATTCAGTTTACAAGCATTATACCCACGGCTTGAGTTTCCAAGTGCCAACTTTAATTCCAGCACAATTTGGCGATTACTTCGATAAGGATGTTAAGGGATATACTTATAATATTAAGAAGGCCAATGAAATTTTGGATAAGGCTGGCTACAAGAAGAAGGGTAAGTGGCGTGTTCAACCTAATGGTAAGCCGCTAACTATTCATTTCTTGGCAATGTCAGGTAAGGCTACCCAAGAGCCAATTATGCAAAATTATATCCAACAATGGAATAAGATTGGTTTAAACGTTAAAATGGTTGGCGGCCGACTAACTGAATTTAATTCCTTCTATGACAAGGTTCAACATGACGATCCAGGTGTAGATATGTTTATGGCCGGCTGGACAATGTCTTCTGAACCTTCACAACAACAGTTGTACAGTGAAGGTACAATGTCTAACTACTCAAGATTTGTTACGCCAGAAAACAACAAATTATTAGAAGAAATGGACTCACAAAAGGCCTTTAACCACAAGTATCGAGTACAGAAGTTCCATGAATGGCAGAAATATATGAATGATGAAGCATATGTTGTGCCAACATATAACTATTACTCAGTTAACGCAATTAATGATAAAATAACTGGTTACTCATTGAAGCCATCACAAGATAATAATGGTTATCCATTATGGTATAAAGTTGCCTTCACCAAGTAA